A window from Effusibacillus lacus encodes these proteins:
- the pyk gene encoding pyruvate kinase: MRRTKIVCTIGPASESVEVLTQLIENGMNVARLNFSHGTYEEHAARIRNIREASRIVGKMVAILLDIKGPKIRTGMIENDQTELKTGAMITLTAEDVLGTAERVSISYKGLPEDVKPGSRLLIDDGLIGLVVEKVEGADILCRVVNGGILKNRKGINAPGVKLRIPSVTEKDIADIKFGVDQGVDMIAASFVRKAGDVLDVRRVLEEKNADLDIIAKIEAEEALDQLDEILKVADGLMVARGDLGVEIATEEVPLWQKVMIEKANRAGKPVITATQMLDSMERNPRPTRAEASDVANAIFDGTDAIMLSGETAAGKYPVQAVETMARIAERAERALREDHIPAKKRGWEGTHTVTDALSQAVATIAKDLEAKAIVTPTQSGHTARMVSKHRPEAVIIAVTPREDVARRLLLSHGVYPVVVKETGTTDEMLEVAVEGALKSGMVKHGDLVVITAGVPVGTPGTTNLLKVHTISDVIARGQGIGQQAVTGRVVSGKRTEDVLRRIRQGDILVMPGTDADAVPAMEKAAAVITEEGGLTSHAAVVGLSLGIPVIVGVEKAVNLLENGAIVTVDPVSGLIYKGQAQIL, translated from the coding sequence ATGAGGCGTACGAAAATTGTTTGTACAATTGGACCTGCGAGTGAGTCGGTCGAGGTGTTGACGCAACTGATTGAAAACGGCATGAATGTTGCACGGCTTAATTTTTCACACGGAACTTATGAGGAACATGCTGCCCGCATCCGGAATATTCGGGAGGCGTCCCGGATTGTGGGGAAGATGGTGGCCATCCTTCTGGACATCAAAGGCCCCAAAATCAGGACCGGCATGATTGAGAATGACCAGACGGAACTGAAAACGGGAGCCATGATCACGCTTACCGCCGAGGATGTTCTGGGCACTGCCGAACGGGTATCCATATCCTACAAAGGATTGCCGGAAGATGTAAAACCCGGTTCCCGGCTGTTGATTGATGACGGCTTGATCGGCCTGGTTGTGGAGAAAGTGGAAGGCGCCGACATTTTATGCAGGGTGGTAAATGGCGGCATTCTGAAAAATCGCAAGGGCATCAACGCACCCGGTGTGAAGCTGCGAATTCCCAGTGTGACGGAAAAAGACATTGCCGACATCAAATTCGGGGTCGATCAGGGGGTTGACATGATCGCCGCATCCTTTGTCCGTAAGGCGGGCGACGTCTTGGATGTAAGGCGGGTTCTGGAAGAGAAAAATGCAGACCTGGACATAATTGCCAAAATTGAGGCGGAAGAAGCCCTTGATCAGTTGGATGAAATCCTGAAAGTGGCGGACGGCCTTATGGTGGCCCGCGGTGATTTGGGGGTTGAAATTGCGACTGAAGAAGTTCCCCTTTGGCAAAAAGTCATGATAGAGAAAGCCAATCGGGCGGGAAAACCGGTAATTACCGCCACGCAGATGCTTGACTCCATGGAACGCAATCCCCGTCCTACAAGGGCGGAAGCCAGTGATGTCGCCAACGCCATCTTTGACGGCACGGATGCCATCATGCTGTCCGGGGAGACTGCCGCCGGCAAATATCCGGTACAAGCGGTCGAAACGATGGCCAGGATTGCGGAGAGGGCAGAACGGGCGCTGCGGGAAGACCATATTCCTGCAAAAAAGCGCGGCTGGGAAGGAACCCACACGGTGACAGACGCATTGTCACAAGCGGTGGCTACGATTGCAAAGGATTTGGAGGCCAAAGCGATTGTAACTCCTACACAAAGCGGACATACCGCCCGAATGGTGTCCAAGCACCGTCCGGAAGCGGTTATTATTGCAGTCACCCCCCGGGAGGATGTGGCTCGAAGACTTTTGCTCTCGCATGGCGTCTACCCGGTCGTTGTAAAAGAGACAGGCACCACGGACGAAATGCTTGAGGTGGCAGTCGAAGGAGCGCTCAAATCCGGCATGGTGAAACACGGGGATCTGGTGGTCATCACAGCAGGCGTGCCAGTGGGGACACCGGGCACCACGAACCTGTTGAAAGTTCATACTATCAGTGACGTAATTGCCCGCGGACAGGGTATCGGCCAACAGGCTGTTACCGGAAGAGTGGTAAGCGGGAAACGGACGGAGGATGTGCTGCGCCGGATCCGGCAGGGGGATATTCTGGTTATGCCGGGAACAGATGCGGATGCCGTACCTGCCATGGAGAAAGCGGCTGCCGTTATAACAGAGGAAGGCGGGCTGACCTCGCATGCGGCCGTTGTGGGTCTGAGCCTGGGAATTCCCGTGATTGTCGGTGTGGAGAAAGCTGTCAATTTGTTGGAAAACGGGGCCATTGTTACGGTCGATCCGGTTTCCGGACTGATATACAAAGGTCAGGCCCAGATCTTGTAG
- a CDS encoding acyl-CoA thioesterase translates to MESKWHEIELRVRYSETDAMQVVYHANYLNWFEIGRTEMMRNTGAPYRELEEAGILLPVIEARAFYHSPARYDDLIIIRTRLTEARVKVKFEYEIVRQSDAQLLVNGYTVHAWVNRDMKPIQLRKAAPEIYNAILGFLTEN, encoded by the coding sequence ATGGAGAGCAAATGGCATGAAATCGAATTGCGGGTGCGCTACTCGGAAACAGATGCGATGCAGGTGGTGTATCATGCAAATTATCTCAATTGGTTCGAAATTGGCCGAACGGAAATGATGCGGAATACCGGAGCCCCCTACCGGGAATTGGAAGAGGCAGGCATACTGCTGCCTGTCATAGAAGCCAGGGCCTTTTACCATTCGCCTGCCCGGTATGACGATTTGATCATTATCAGGACACGTTTGACGGAAGCTCGTGTGAAAGTAAAATTTGAATACGAAATTGTCCGCCAATCGGACGCTCAATTGTTGGTGAACGGATATACGGTTCACGCGTGGGTCAACCGGGACATGAAACCCATTCAGTTAAGGAAAGCGGCACCTGAGATCTATAACGCAATACTGGGTTTCCTGACAGAAAACTAG